A genome region from Euphorbia lathyris chromosome 4, ddEupLath1.1, whole genome shotgun sequence includes the following:
- the LOC136225479 gene encoding uncharacterized protein, with amino-acid sequence MAYDVWETQALGIYIVESGVMENLARCRRFDMYIGKLWKDLLNIERTYQADFNSCTVLDNPNGQCSQQASRSKGDTSKKKHDQRANESGIQPKELDLNEVALPKLTKKCKYMQQMLDENPTHDMFEMFDDYVFGSKEEIQIFIGREDV; translated from the exons ATGGCATATGATGTATGGGAGACACAAGCTCTAGGAATATATATTGTGGAATCGGGAGTCATGGAAAATTTGG CAAGGTGTAGAAGATTTGATATGTATATCGGCAAGCTGTGGAAAGATTTATTGAATATTGAGAGGACATATCAAGCTGATTTTAACTCATGCACTGTTTTGGACAACCCGAATGGCCAATGCTCTCAACAG GCAAGCCGTTCGAAGGGGGATACAAGTAAAAAGAAACATGATCAACGTGCAAATGAATCGGGGATACAACCAAAAGAGTTAGATCTTAATGAGGTTGCCTTACCGAAGTTGACTAAGAAGTGCAAATATATGCAACAAATGTTGGATGAAAATCCCACACATGACATGTTTGAGATGTTTGATGACTATGTTTTTGGGAGTAAAGAAGAGATTCAGATTTTTATTGGAAGAGAAGACGTTTGA